The window TGCATCGCCTGGTTCATGTAGTAATCCATTAAAACCGTGCTGAATTAAGTCTTTCTGCCCACAGCAATTTGTGGTTATACAACAACGTCCAGATTCCATAGCTTGAAGCAGTGACAAGGGCTGTCCCTCAAAAAAGCTGGGTAAGACAAAAATGTTAGAGCGAGCAAAAAGACTTTCCTCGTAGCCACGTGAAAAATGTGGGACTACCTCTACAAAAGTATGTAGCTCTTCTGGCCAAGAATCTAAAATTGTTTTGCTTTCAACCGAAACGCCTGCTACCAGATAATTTAAGCGTAACCCTTGTCTATGCAAAATTGTAGCTGCTTCAATAAGTGTTCTAATGCCTTTGCGCTCTATCCAAGAACCTAAAAATAGAATAGTAATTTGATTTTCAGGTTGAATTTTTTCATTTAAGTTTGAGGGATAAACCCCATTTTTAAATACCAAAATATCTGAATTTCGGTTATAGCGTCTTTGAGCATATAAAGCATCCTCTTGATTGATCAGCAAAAGTAAGTTAGCTTTCTTTAAACCTAGATCACATTGGCGCAATCTCCAAATAGGGAAAAGCAATCGTGTACGCCATTTTATATTTTGGCCACCCTTCCCTTGTAGAGTCAATTCCCAATCTCTCCGTTCAAGACCA of the Elusimicrobiota bacterium genome contains:
- a CDS encoding glycosyltransferase family 4 protein — translated: MKKIILHVAQAEISEESGMGRVAWHWRNEFEKRGYEFIHIGPKEVGRIPHPALFPYAAYQTYRKLKKVASVFLIHEPASGIFVGRGIPTVVVSHGLERRDWELTLQGKGGQNIKWRTRLLFPIWRLRQCDLGLKKANLLLLINQEDALYAQRRYNRNSDILVFKNGVYPSNLNEKIQPENQITILFLGSWIERKGIRTLIEAATILHRQGLRLNYLVAGVSVESKTILDSWPEELHTFVEVVPHFSRGYEESLFARSNIFVLPSFFEGQPLSLLQAMESGRCCITTNCCGQKDLIQHGFNGLLHEPGDAKKLAFLIAKCAESKDLRIELGKNAKLSVKDRSWEAVSAEIVDRIEVVLNL